GAGCATGTTCGCCGCGATCGTGAACCTCGATCCGAGCGACGACATCGCGCTCGTCGCGCTCGAGGACGTCCGCAAGGCGCTCGGCAAATACGAGGAGGTCATCGAGATGCTCCTCGCGCGGACGGAGAGCACGCGCGAAGGCGAGAAGGCGCGCGCGTTCGCCGAGATCGGCCGTCTCTACGCGCACGAGCTCGACGACAAGGAGCAGGCCGTCGTCGCGTTCACGCAGGCGCTCTGCGAGGACCCCACGAACGAGGAGTACGCGAACGAGGTCGAGCGGCTCTGCGGGACGAAGCAGCAGACGTGGACCGAGACCCTCGCGTCGATCGACGAGACGCTGCGCGCGCAGACGCTCGGCCAGACCGACTACCTCGCGCTCCTCGCCCGCGCCGCGCGCTGGTACGAGCAGAAGCTCGGCCGCGCCGACATGGCGCTCTCGGCGTGGCAGACGATCCTGGCCGGCAACCCCGCCGACGAGAGCGCGGCGGAGGGCATGACGCGCATCTACCGGCAGGCGCAGCAGTGGCCGGAGCTCGCGACGATCCTCCTCGCGCGCGCCGACGTCGCGACGTCCGCCCCGCGTGCGCGCGACTTCCGCGCCGAGGCGGCGGAGATCCTCGAGACGCGCCTCAACGACGTGAGCCGCGCGCGCGATCTGTGGAGCACGATCATCGCCGACGATCCGGGGCACGCGCGCGCGACCGACGGCCTCGCGCGCATCGCGGAGCGCACCGGCGACTTCCAGGCCCTCGCCCAGATCCTCGAGCGCCGCGCCGACGCGCGCCGCGGGATCGAGAAGGCGGAGGCGCTCGCGCGCGTCGCCGAGGTCTACGAGGACCACCTGAACGACCTCGGCGAGGCGACGCGCCGCTACGAGGCAGTGTTCGCGATCGATCCCTCGAACCTCAACGCGCTGAAGGGCCTCGACCGCATCTTCAACCGCACCGGGAAGTACCGCGAGCTCCTCGACGTCCTCCACCGCCAGATCCAGGTCGCCGCGACGCCGCGGCAGAAGATCAACCTCTACGAGCGCGTCGCGGCGCTCCACGACGAGGAGTTCCTCGATCACAATGCCGCGATCGAGGCGCTCGAGAAGGTGCTCGAGCTCGACGGCGCGCACGACGGCGCGCTCACCGCCCTCGCGCGTCACTACCGCGCGCTCGAGCGCTGGGAGATGGCGGCCGAGGTCTACGATCGCCACGCGGGCGTCACCGCCGACGCGACGCGCCGGATCGACATCCTGCTCCAGCGCGCGCGCGTGCTCTCCGATCAGATCGGCTCCCCCGAGCGCGCGACGAAGACGTACGAGCAGATCCTCGCCCTCCACCCGAACCACCCCGGCGCGCTCGAGGCGCTCGCGCTCCTCCGCGAGTCGAGCGGCGACGCGCACGCCGCGCTCTCCGCGATCGAGGCGCTCGCGCTGAAGGCGCCGACGCCGGAGGCCCGCGCCGAGCAGTGGATGCGCGCCGGCCGCCTCCTCGAGCAGAAGGGCGATCGCGACAGCGCGATCGAGCGCTACAAGCTCGCCCTCGACGCGCACCCGCGCGACACGGCCGCGGCCGCGGCGCTCCGGAAGGCGCTCTCTTCGCGCGGCGACTGGCTCGGCGTCGTCGGCCTCGTCGAGCGCGAGCTCAGCATCGCGGAGACGCCGCTCGCGGCGGCGCGGCTCTACGCCGAGCTCGCGAAGGTCTACCACGGCGAGCTCGTCGACAAGGACAAGGCCGACGCCGCGGCGAAGCGCGCGCTCGAGTGCGACGCGTCGAACGCGGAGGCGTTCATGGTGCTCGGCGACCTCGCGTTCGAGGCCGGCCGCATGCCGGACGCCGCGCGCCTCTACGAGAACCTGATCGGCCGCGCCGGCGCGCTCGGGAAGGAGGACGGCGTGCGCGTGCTCGTCCGCTTCCTCGAGGCGTTCGGCAAGGCGCAGCCGCGGCCGGTCCCCGCCGCGGTCCCGTCCGGTCCGCTCTCCTCGAGCGACCTCGGCGCGCCGACGTCGGCGAGCTGGTCGGTCGGCCCGCAGAGCCAGGGGCGCATCTCGGTCGTGCCCTCGAGCGCGGGGAGCGTGCCGCCGCCGCCGGTGACGAACCCGAAGGTCGCGCAGGCGGTCGAGGCGCTCATGCAGCTCGCGCCGCAGGACGTCGACGCCCTCGCGCGCGCGGCGAACGCGCTCTTCGAGTTCGGCGATCCGCAGAGCGCGTACCGCATGCACCAGGACCTCTTCAAGAAGTACGGCAACCAGCTCGCGGGGGCGGAGCGGGCGGAGGCGCTCTACCACCTCGGCGAGAGCGCGCGCCGCTCGGGCGAGCTCGACGCCGCGGTCCAACCGCTGCGCGAGTCGATGCACATCGATCCGTCGAACCCGCGGCCCTACCGCGCGCTCGCCCGCGTCTACGACGAGCGCGGCGAGTGGAATCAGGGGATCGCGGTGCGTCGCTCGCGCCTCCAGGTCGCGACCGGCGCGGAGCGGTTCGAGCTCCTGCTCGATCTCGGCGACGTCCTCTTCGCGAAGCAGGACGATCGGAGCGGCGCCTCGCGCGCTTACACCGAGGCGCTCCAGGAGCGCCCCGACGATCGCAAGCTCCTCACGAAGCTGATGCAGCTCTACTCCGAGACGCAGGACTGGGGGAAGCTCCTCGACGTCGTCCTCCGCCTCTCCGACGGGGTCGAGGACCGCCGGCAACGTGCGAAGTACATGCACACCGCGGCCACGATCGCGGCGAAGCACACCGGCGATCCCGACACCGCGATCGACTTCTACCAGCGCGCGCTCATGTTCGATCCGTCGAACGAGAAGGCGCTCAACGAGGTGGTGGAGCTCCTCCGCCAGCGCGGGCGCAACGACGAGGTCGAGGACATCCTGAAGGCGCAGCTCGACGAGGCGAAGGTCGCGCAGGACCGCGACCGCATCGTCCGCGTCCTCGATCGCCTCGGCGATCTCTACCAGCGCTTCCTGAACGAGCCCGACCTCGCGGTCGACGCCTTCGAAGCGGCGCAGGCCTTCGATCCCGAGGACCGCGCGCGCGCGGAGAAGCTCGCCGAGATCTACGCCGCCGATCCCAAGCAGTACCTCGACAAGGCCGTCCTTGCGCAGGCGCAGATCCTCCGCAAGAACCCGTACCGGGTCGAGAGCTACAAGCTGCTCCGCGCGCTCTACACGAGCGAGAAGAAGGCCGACCCGGCGTGGTGCCTCTGCCAGGCGCTCTCGCTCCTCAAGCTCGCGGAGCCGGAGGAGGAGCGCTTCTACAGGAAGCACCGCTCCGAGAACGCGGCGCCGGCGCAGGCGACCCTCGACGACGACGGCTGGGCGCTCCTCCAGCACTGGGACCTCGATCCGCTCCTGACGCGCATCTTCGCGATCATCCAGCCGACGATCATCAAGGCGCGCACGCAGCCGATCGAGTCGCTCGGCTACGATCCGCGTTACGCGGTCGACACGTCGAAGCACCCGTACCCCGTCTCGCAGACGCTCTATTACACGCAGGGCGTCCTCGGGATGGCGCCGCCGCTCGTCTTCCAGAACCAGAACGATCCGGGCGGGCTCGGCATCGTCCACGCGCGGACGCCCGCGATCGTGCTCGGCGCGGCCGCGTTCGACACCGGCGTCTCGAACCAGGCGCTCGCGTTCCTCGCCGGGCGGCACCTCACCTCGTTCCGCCCCGGCTTCTACGTGCGTCACCTCGTGCCGACCGGCACCGGCCTCAAGGCCTGGCTCTTCGCCGCGATCAAGCTCTGCGTCCCGCAGTTCCCGGTCTCGCCCGATCTCCAGGGCCAGGTCGCGGAGGCGATGCAGACGATGGCGGGCGACTTCAGCGGCGCGGACAAGGAGCGGCTCGCGAGCGCCGTCTCGAAGCTGCTCCAGGGCGGCGGCGCGCTCGACCTCAAGAAGTGGGTCGCTTCGATCGACCTCACCGGCGATCGCGTCGGCCTCCTCCTCGCGCACGATCTCCAGGTCGCGACCGAGGTCATCCGCTCCGGCGACGACGCGGGCAGCGTCCCGGTGAAGGAGCGGATGAAGGACGTCGTGCTCTTCTCGGTGAGCGACGAGTACTTCCAGCTTCGCGAGCGGCTCGGCGTCACCGTCGGCGGGTGAGACGGCTCTTCGTCGCGCTCGTCCTCCTCGCCGGATGCGCGAGGCCGGCGCGTCCGGCCGGCCCCGCGGCCCGCGCGGCGGTCGGCCCCGCGCCGGAGGTCCTCATCCAGGGCTGGCCGGAGGCCGAGATCCGCGCGCTCGCCTTCGACGCGACCGGCACCATGCTCGCCGCGCCGCTCGAGGACGAGACGCTGTTCTTCGACGTCGTCACCGGCACGCTGACGGCGCGCGCCAAGAAGGGCGAGGCGGGGCCGTTCGAGCCGCGGACGCACTGGGCGGCGCGCGACACGGTCGAGTACGTCGCGGCGGCGGGTCTCGTCGCGGGCGCGCGGACGACGCGGTCGATGAAGAAGTACCAGATCCCGGAGGAGGACTTCGGGCGCGTCCATCTCTGGTCGGACGCGGAGCCGCGCGGCGAGGTCCGCTGTCTCGCGCGGGCGCTCGGCGCGATCGCGCTGTCGTCGGACGGCGGGCTCCTCGCGTGCACGGGCGACGGCGCGGTGGTCGTCGTCGATCGCGCGACGGACAAACACACCGTCCATCATCCACGGCCGTACGAGACGGCCGCGTTCGTGACCGATCTCGTCTTCCATCCGACGAAGCCGCTCCTCGTCGCGGCCGGGACGGCGGGGCTCTGGGCCTACGAGGCCGACACCGGCGCGGCGCGCCGGCTCGAGGCGCGGCTCGCGCGATCGGCGGCGTTCAACGCCGACGGCTCGCTCCTCGCGACCGGCAACGCGATCGGCGAGATCGAACTGTGGGACACGCGTTCGTGGGAGCGCGTTCGCACGCTGCGGACGCGCACGTCTCCGATCCTCACCCTGGCGGCGGATCCGCGCGCGCCGCGCGTCTACGTCGCCGCGGGCGGGAAGATCGACGCGGTGCACGAGACGGTCTGGGACCTCCGCGACGGCGGGGCGGCGCCGCGCGCGATCGAGGAGGCGCCCGACGCGGTCGCGTTCTCCCCCGACGGAGAGCTCCGCGTCGCCTCGCGCTTCGACACGCTGGTCGGGACGCGCGGCGGTAAGGAGGTCTGGCGCACGCAGGTCCGGAAGGTCCACTTCGAGCACGTCGCGTTCGTCTCGGAAGACACCTTCCTCGCGTACGGCTCCGGCCACATCGCGTCGCTGCCGGAGGACCACGCGCTGCGGGCGTTCGACGCGCGGACGGGGACCGAGCGCTGGGCGACGCCGAAGGAGCTCGGCTTCCCCGCCGCGCTCGCGGTGAGCCCCGACGGCGCGCTCGCGGCGATCGCGATCGGCCGCGGCGGCGGGCACGTCGAGGTCCTCGACGCGCAGACCGGGCGGCGCGTCATGTCGATCCCTGGCTCCGAGGAGCTCCGCGAGCGCGCCTCGATCGCGTTCGTCGATCGTCGGCTCGTCGCGGTGACGGGGATCGCCGAGGGCGCGATGCTC
This sequence is a window from Labilithrix sp.. Protein-coding genes within it:
- a CDS encoding tetratricopeptide repeat protein, which codes for MSERLLGLSPQEVGGASAKGSFALALTERCFDGDRIDALVDVILHSKKDVDPRVRDVGQLLGSDELAAGAEIGDFTIERKIGESDLGIVYHAFRADGAAKVAYGLRVLRREAARDRRAVQRFLTANRLVGTVESEGLPRSLEAGELVPGTFYVAYQYVDAQPLSVRLARTGPVAYAELRSILRGILEPLAAIHKAHLVHGDLKTESILVSTKTADPAVHLVDFGSDRLRFRGVGSVAPEIVRGKAADAKSDVYAFGCVMYELLTGKPVFESDNPTDVAFAHLTREPEPPSARAPKGWVNAELDAFVLSLLQKDPAARFTDAGAVLAALESIGRTATQGGAGPTVTPERVHYMIQELLHNPSDLETALNLEHAVDQGADPIRVGEAFAAASTRVIGPSQDAAGQAQAQETRKTLLFRAARIFDGAGKDKARAESMFAAIVNLDPSDDIALVALEDVRKALGKYEEVIEMLLARTESTREGEKARAFAEIGRLYAHELDDKEQAVVAFTQALCEDPTNEEYANEVERLCGTKQQTWTETLASIDETLRAQTLGQTDYLALLARAARWYEQKLGRADMALSAWQTILAGNPADESAAEGMTRIYRQAQQWPELATILLARADVATSAPRARDFRAEAAEILETRLNDVSRARDLWSTIIADDPGHARATDGLARIAERTGDFQALAQILERRADARRGIEKAEALARVAEVYEDHLNDLGEATRRYEAVFAIDPSNLNALKGLDRIFNRTGKYRELLDVLHRQIQVAATPRQKINLYERVAALHDEEFLDHNAAIEALEKVLELDGAHDGALTALARHYRALERWEMAAEVYDRHAGVTADATRRIDILLQRARVLSDQIGSPERATKTYEQILALHPNHPGALEALALLRESSGDAHAALSAIEALALKAPTPEARAEQWMRAGRLLEQKGDRDSAIERYKLALDAHPRDTAAAAALRKALSSRGDWLGVVGLVERELSIAETPLAAARLYAELAKVYHGELVDKDKADAAAKRALECDASNAEAFMVLGDLAFEAGRMPDAARLYENLIGRAGALGKEDGVRVLVRFLEAFGKAQPRPVPAAVPSGPLSSSDLGAPTSASWSVGPQSQGRISVVPSSAGSVPPPPVTNPKVAQAVEALMQLAPQDVDALARAANALFEFGDPQSAYRMHQDLFKKYGNQLAGAERAEALYHLGESARRSGELDAAVQPLRESMHIDPSNPRPYRALARVYDERGEWNQGIAVRRSRLQVATGAERFELLLDLGDVLFAKQDDRSGASRAYTEALQERPDDRKLLTKLMQLYSETQDWGKLLDVVLRLSDGVEDRRQRAKYMHTAATIAAKHTGDPDTAIDFYQRALMFDPSNEKALNEVVELLRQRGRNDEVEDILKAQLDEAKVAQDRDRIVRVLDRLGDLYQRFLNEPDLAVDAFEAAQAFDPEDRARAEKLAEIYAADPKQYLDKAVLAQAQILRKNPYRVESYKLLRALYTSEKKADPAWCLCQALSLLKLAEPEEERFYRKHRSENAAPAQATLDDDGWALLQHWDLDPLLTRIFAIIQPTIIKARTQPIESLGYDPRYAVDTSKHPYPVSQTLYYTQGVLGMAPPLVFQNQNDPGGLGIVHARTPAIVLGAAAFDTGVSNQALAFLAGRHLTSFRPGFYVRHLVPTGTGLKAWLFAAIKLCVPQFPVSPDLQGQVAEAMQTMAGDFSGADKERLASAVSKLLQGGGALDLKKWVASIDLTGDRVGLLLAHDLQVATEVIRSGDDAGSVPVKERMKDVVLFSVSDEYFQLRERLGVTVGG